The Streptomyces durmitorensis genome contains the following window.
GAACACCTGGGCCTTGACGCCTTGTTGGGCAAGCCGGTGGGCGCAGGTGAGCCCGGCGAGGCCCGCGCCGATGACGACGACGCGGGCGTCGTGCGCGGTGGTGCGGTCCGCCGCGCGCGCGGCGGTGGGCGTGAGCGTGCCGCCGAGCGCGAGACCGCCCGCGGTGGCGAGTCCGCCACGCAGCACGGTGCGCCGGGTCGTACCGGCGTCCGCCGGTTCACGTCGCGCGCGTACGACGCGCATCCAAGGGGTTCCGCCAGCAGGCATGGGTGTCTCCCGTCAGTAGGCCGTCGGATCGACCTGGGCCGTGGAGTGTCCGTGGAGTGCACGAAGCAGCCTGCTTGCTTAACTCCTTAACCAACATGCCTGGTTGACGACGGATTCCCTCGTCCGGGACCACCCGTCCTGCGGTTCTCGCAGCCACGACACCTACGGGACGTACGACGGGCTCTTCGCCGTAGCGGGTCCTGGGCGCCTTCGGAGAGTGGAGACGGCGGCCGCGGCAGGAGCGCCGCGGCCGCCTGTGATCACCAGATCCGGACGCGCTCCGAACGGTCCAGCCAGAGGCCGTCGCCCTCCGCCGTCCCGAACGCCTCGTGGAACTCGTCCAGGTTGCGCACGATGTTGGCCCGGAACTCGGGCGGCGAGTGCGGGTCGATGGTGAGGTACTGCTGCTCCTGCTCCTTGCGGCGCTTGGTGCGCCAGCAGTAGGCCCAGTTCATGAAGAGCCGCTGGGAGCCGGTCGTGCCGTCGCTCTCGGGCATCGGGGCGCCGTCGAGAGCGATCTTGTACGCCGTGTGCCCGATGGTCAGGCCGCCCAGGTCGCCGATGTTCTCGCCGACGGTGAGCGAGCCGTTGACGAACTCGTCGGGCAGGTTGCGGGGCGAGAAGGCGTCGTACTGCTTGACCAGCGCCCTCGACTTCGCCTCGAACGCGGTCTTGTCGGCCGCGGTCCACCAGTCGTTGAGGTTGCCCGCGCCGTCGTACTGCGCGCCCTGGTCGTCGAAGCCGTGGCCGATCTCGTGGCCGATGACCGAGCCGGTGCCGCCGTAGTTCTCGGCGGGGTCGGCGTCGGGCGAGAAGAACGGCTTCTGCAGGATGCCCGCGGGGAAGCAGATCTCGTTGGTGCCCGGGTTGTAGTACGCGTTGACCGTCTGCGGCAGCATGAACCACTCGTCGCGGTCGACCGGCGCACCGATCTTGGCGAGCTGCCGGTCGGACTCGAAGGCGTCCGCCGCCTGCGCGTTGCCGAGCAGGTCGTCGGGAGAGACCTCAAGGGCCGAGTAGTCGCGGAAGGTGTCCGGGTAGCCGATCTTGGGACGGAACGTGGCGAGCTTCTCGTACGCGCGCTCCTTCGTCTCGTCCGTCATCCAGTCGAGGCGGGCGATCGACTGACGGTAGGCCTCGAGCAGGTTGGCGACGAGGTCGTCCATCATCGCCTTGGAGCTCGGCGGGAAGTGCCGCGCCACGTACTCCTTGCCGACGGCCTCACCGATGGAGCCCTCGACGAAGCCGACCGCCCGCTTCCACCGGGCGCGCAGCTCCGGGGTGCCGTTGAGGGTGCGGCCGTAGAACTCGAAGTTGTTCCGGACGAACGCGTCCGTGAGGTACGGCGCGCACGAGCGAAGGACCCGGACCAGCGTCCAGTCCCGCCACTGCTCGATCGGCACCTCGTCGAGGACCGCGGACAGGTGCCGGAAGTAGGACGGCTGACGGACGCACGTCTCGGCGATGGTGTCGTCCGAGCCCCCGAGCCCCTCGACATAGGCGCGCCAGTCGAAGTGCGGTGCCAGGGTGATCAGTTCGTGCAGGGTGAGGAGGTTGTAGGTCTTCTGCACGTCACGCGTCTCGGCCCGCTCCCAGTGGCCCGCGGCGAGACGGGTCTCCAGGGCGAGGACCGCCTGCGCCGCATCGGCGGGCGAGGCGTGCTGCCCGAGCGTGAGGAGCTCGGTGAGGTAGGCGACGTACTTCTCACGGATCTCGGCGAACTTCTCTTCGCGGTAGTACGACTCGTCGGGCAGGCCGAGCCCGCCCTGGAGGACGTTGAAGAGGTAGCGGTCGGAGTTGCGGTCGTCCGTGTCGATGTACGAACCGAAGAGGCCGGAGCCGCCGGTCCGCTCGAAGCGGCCGAGGAACGCGGCGAGCTCCCGGGTGTCCCGCACCCCCGCGACCTCGTCGATCAAGGGCTGCGCGGGGGCGAGCCCGCGGGCGGCGATCGTCTCCTCGTCCATGAAGGAGGCGTACAGCGTGGCGATCTTGCGTGCGTCATCCGGGACGGCGCCGGACGACGCGGCCGACGCCAGATCCTGGATGATCACCTTCACTTGTTCCTCGGCCGTGTCGACCAACTGCACAAAGGGGCCCCAGCTGGAGCGATCCTCGGGGATCGCCTCGGTCTCCAGCCAGTGACCGTTGACGTGGCCGAACAGGTCGTCCTGCGGCCGGATCTCAGGGTTCATGCCCGCGCGGGCGTCATCCAGCATGCTCATCCACGCACCCTACGCGGACACCGGGCCCGAGCACGATCGGCTGGTCACCGCGGGCTCGGCTCAGCCCGCGACGTACTCCCGCAGATGCTGCGCCGTCACGGTCCGCGCATCGGCCACCAGGGCCGCGGGCGTCCCGGTGAACACCACTTGACCGCCGTCGTGGCCGCCGCCGGGGCCGATGTCGATGATCCAGTCGGCGTGCGCCATCACCGCCTGGTGGTGCTCGATGACGACCACCGAGTTGCCGTCGTCGACGAGCCGGTCGAGGAGCGCGAGGAGCTTGTCCACGTCGGCCAGGTGCAGTCCGGTGGTCGGCTCGTCCAGGACGTACGTAGATGACTTCTCCGCCATGTGGATGGCGAGCTTGAGGCGCTGGCGCTCGCCGCCGGACAGGGTGTTGAGCGGCTGGCCGAGCCGCAGATAGCCGAGCCCCACATCGCTGAGGCGGCCGAGGATGGTGTGCGCCTGGCCCGAGGGGAAGAAGTCGTGCGCCTCGGCGATCGACATCCCGAGGACCTCGCTGATGTTCTTGCCGCGCAGCCGGTAGGTGAGGACCTCTGCCGTGAAGCGCTCCCCCTCGCAGGCCTCGCAGACGGACGCCACCCCGGCCATCATCGCCAGGTCGGTGTAGATGAGCCCGATGCCGTTGCACTTGGGGCAGGCACCCTCGGAGTTCGCGCTGAACAGCGCCGCCTTGACGCCGTTGGCCTTGGCGAACGCGGTGCGGATCGGGCCGAGCAGTCCGGTGTAGGTCGCCGGGTTCGAGCGGCGCGAGCCACGGATCGGCGACTGGTCGGCCACCACGACGCCGTCGCGCCCGGAGAGATAGCCGTGGATCAGCGAGCTCTTGCCGGACCCCGCGACGCCGGTGACCACGGCGAGCACCCCGAGCGGGATGTCGACCTCGACGTCCTTGAGGTTGTGCAGGTCGGCGCCCTTGATGGACAGCTGTCCCTTGGGCACGCGCACCTGCTCGCGCAGCCCGGCCCGGTGCTCCAGATGCCGCCCGGTCAGCGTGCCGGATGCGCGGAGCCCCGCCACGTCGCCGGTGAAGCAGATCTCGCCGCCCGCCGTTCCGGCCCCGGGGCCGAGGTCCACCACGTGGTCGGCGATCGCGATGACCTCGGGCTTGTGCTCCACCACGAGCACCGTGTTGCCCTTGTCGCGCAGCCGCAGGAGCAGGTCGTTCATGCGCCGGATGTCGTGCGGGTGCAGGCCGATGGTCGGCTCGTCGAAGACGTACGTCACGTCGGTGATGCTGGAGCCGAGATGGCGCACCATCTTCACGCGCTGCGCCTCGCCGCCGGAGAGCGAGCCCGATGTGCGGTCGAGGCTCAGATAGCCGAGCCCGATCTCGACCAGCGATTCGAGCAGCTCGCGCAGGCTCGCGATCAGCGGCGCGACAGCGGGGTCGTCGAGTCCGCGTACGAACACGGCCAGATCGCTGATCTGCATCGACGAGCAGTCGGCGATGTTCAGGCCGTCGATCCTCGACGACAGCGCGGCCGCGGTGAGACGCGTGCCGTCGCAGAGCGGGCACCGCGCGAACACCACGGCACGGTCGACGAAGGTCTTGATGTGGGACTGGAGGGAGTCGCGGTCCTTGGCGAGCCAGGTCCGCTGCATCTTGGCGATCAGGCCTTCGTACGTGAAGCCGTTCGAGCCGACCTTCACCTTGACCGGGGGCTTGTGCAGGAGGTCGTTCCACTCCTGCTCGGTGTAGTCCTTGAGCTTCTTGTCGGGGTCGTGGAAGCCGGAGTTGACCATGATCTGCCAGCTCCAGGAGTCCACCGCGTAGTACGGGATCGTGATCGCGCCCTCGTTCAGCGAGAGCTCGCGGTCCACGAGCTGGTCGACGTCGACCGTGGAGGCCTCCCCGGTGCCCTCGCACTCGGGGCACATGCCTTCGGGCAGGTTGAAGCTGAAGGCGCCCGATGTCCCTATCTCCGGGACGCCGAGGCGGCTGAAGATGATCCTGAGCATGGTGTAGGCGTCGGTGGCGGTGCCCACCGTGGAGCGCGAGTTGGCGCCCATCCGCTCCTGGTCGACGACGATCGCCGCGCTGAGATTGCGCAGGCCGTCCACGTCGGGGCGGCCCAGGCTCGGCATGAACGACTGGATGAACGCGGTGTACGTCTCGTTGATCAGCCGCTGGGACTCGGCGGCGATGGTGCCGAAGACGAGCGAGGACTTCCCGGAGCCCGAGACTCCGGTGAAGACGGTGAGCCGCCGCTTGGGGATGTCGAGCGAGACGTCGCGCAAGTTGTTCTCGCGGGCGCCTCGCACCTGAATCACGTTGTGGCTGTCGGCGGGGGTGACCGTCACTGATGCTCCTTGGCCTGAACCGGGCGGAAGGAAAAGCGTACACCGTACCCAGTCTTCGTCTCGCATCAATTTCCGACACCAATTGCCGCCCTGGAGCGGTCAGTTGGTATGGACATGACCGCCAAGCCGCTCCTATGCTCCGCCTGAACTCATCGTGAGAGCGCTCTCATCACCCTGTTCCTCCCCACCTCGATGGAACGACAGAAAGGGCACTGCCATGAGACGCAGAACCGGAGTGCGCATCGCCTTCTCCTCCTTGCTCCTGGTGGGCACCTGGGCGAGCGCCTCGCTCGCCCCCACCGCGAGCGCCGCCCCCGCACCCTCCGCTCCCCCCGCCTCCGCGGGCATGCTCACCGCCCTCCAGGACGACCTCGGGCTCACCGCGAGCCAGGCGCGCGCCCGCCTCGCCTCCGAGAAGACCGCGATCCGCGTCGACCGCGCGGCGCAGCGGGCGGCGGGATCGACGTACGCCGGCTCCTGGTACAGCGCGAAGACCGGAAAGCTGACCGTCGCCACCACCAGCGCGGGCAAGACCCAGGCCCTGCGCGAGACGGGCGCCACCGTCCGCGTGGTCCGCCACAGCGAGAAGGAACTGAACGCGACCAAGGAACGCATCGACGCCCTGCCCGCGCCCAAGGGCGTCAGCAGCTGGCACGTCGCGCCGCGCAGCAACAAGGTCGTGGTGAACGTCGTCGCCGCTCAGCGGGACGACAACGATGTCCGACGCTTCGTCGACCGCGCCCGCGATGCGGGCCCCGTCCAGGTCGAGACGGTCGGCAAGGCGCCGAGCACCTTCGCCGCGGGGACCGTGGGCGGCGACCCCTACTACACCGGCAACGTCCGCTGCTCCATCGGCTTCTCGGTGCACGGAGGGTTCGTCACCGCGGGCCACTGCGGGCAGGCAGGAGCCGCGGTGCGCGGCTGGGACAACTCGAACATCGGCAGCTTCCAGGGCTCTTCGTTCCCCGACAACGACTACGCGTACGTCAGCGTGGGCAACGGCTGGTGGACCGTCCCGGTGGTGCTCGGCTGGGGCACCGTCTCCGACCAGCTCGTGCGTGGCTCGGCCGAGGCTCCGGTGGGAGCGTCGATCTGCCGCTCCGGCTCCACCACGCACTGGCACTGCGGCAGCGTGCTCGCCAAGAACGAGACCGTGAACTACAGCCAGGGCGCCGTCCACCAGATGACCAAGACGAGCGTCTGCGCCGAACCGGGCGACTCCGGCGGCTCGTTCATCAGCGGCGACCAGGCCCAGGGCGTCACCTCGGGCGGCTGGGGCAACTGCAGCGGCGGTGGCGAGACCTGGCACCAGCCGATCAACGAGATCCTCGGCCGGTACGGCCTTACCCTGCACACCGCCTGACGGCGGCGGACCGTGCCGGGCCCGCGCAAGGGCCCGGCACGTACGCCGCTGCGGTGAGTCCTGGCGGCTGGATGGCCCTAACCGGGTTCACCTCGGACGCCCCGGAGGAAGGACTGCGGCTGCCACTGCCAGGAACGAACTGGTCCCGGAACCGCGCGTTCGGGGACGAACGGAGAACCGCGATGACAGCAAGGTCCGCCGGGGCCCGGCGCCGCACCCGCATCGGCACCAGACTCCTCGCCACGGTCGCCGTGGGCGCGCTCACCATGGGAGCCGCACAGGAGAGCGCACCGGCGGACCCCGGCGCCCCGCCGCGCGACCGCTCGCCCTTCACCGGCGTGAGCGCCGATCAGGGCCCGGTGCTCGCGGTGAAGTTCGACAACGCGCGCATGGCACGGCCGCACACCGGTCTCGCGCAGGCGGACATCGTGTACGTGGAGAAGGTCGAGGGCGGCATGAGCCGGCTGATGGGGGTCTACTCCAGCCGGCTGCCGCAGTACGTCGGCCCGGTGCGCAGCGCCCGGGAGTCCGACGTCGAGCTGCTGCGGCAGTTCGGCCGCCCGGCCCTCGCCTACTCCGGAGTGCGCAGCTCGCTCAACAAGATGCTCAAGCGGTCCCCGCTGTACGTCCGCTCGCACGGCCGCCTCCCGGGCGCATACTTCCGCAGCGGCAGCCGCCCCGCCCCGCACAACCTCTTCGTCCGCCCCCGGTCCGTGCTGCGCTCGGCCCCGAAGGCCGACCACCCCACCGACATCGGCTTCCGCTTCGGCAGGGCCCCCGCGGGCGGCTCCCCCGCATCCGTGCGGACCGTCCGCTACGCGTCGGCGAGCCACACCTTCCGCTGGTCGCCCCAGGAGCGCCGCTGGCTCGCGTCCTTCGACGGGGCCCCGGCCCGCAGCACATCGGGGTCGCGCCTCGGCGCGAAGACGATCGTGATCCAGTACGTGGACATGCCCCCGTCGCGCTACAAGGACGTCAACGGCGCGGCGACCCCGTACATCAAGACGATCGGCAGCGGCAGGGCGACCGTCCTGCGGGGCGGCAAGGCGTACAAGACGCGCTGGAAGCGGTCGAGCGCCACGGGCGGCACGACCTTCACCCGCCCCAACGGGGAGCGGATGCCCTTCGCGCCCGGCCAGGTGTGGATGGTCTTCGCGGACCGCTGAGCGGGCGGACCAGCACAGGCGTCAGCCCGGTGACCGTGATCGGTCACCGGGCTGACGGGGTACTCCTCACGGAGCGTCAGGTGCTCAGCCGCGTACGGACTCCAGCTCCCGGTCCTGGTCGTCCTTGCGCGCCTCGGGGAAGTCGCCGAGCTGCCTGTGCAGCTTCTCGCCCTCCACGTCGACGTTCGGGAGCAGCCGGTCGAGCCACTTCGGCAGCCACCACGCCGACTTGCCCAGGAGGGCGAGCACGGCGGGGACGATCGCCATACGGACGACGAAGGCGTCGAAGAGGACGGCGATGGCCAGGCCGAAGCCCATCATCTTGATCATGTCGTCGTTCTCCATGATGAAGCCGGAGAAGACGCTGATCATGATGACCGCCGCCGCGGCGACGACCCGTCCGCCGTGCGTGAAGCCGGTGACGACGGCCTCGGCGGGGCGCGCCCCGTGGACGTACGCCTCACGCATGCGCGTCACGAGGAAGACCTCGTAGTCCATCGCGAGGCCGAAGACCACACCGATCATGAAGATCGGCATCATGCTCATGATCGGGCCGGGCTGCTCCACGCCGACGATGTCGGCGAGCCATCCCCACTGGAAGACCGCGACGACGGCGCCGAGCGCGGCGGCCACCGACAGGAGGAAGCCGAGCGCCGCCTTGAGCGGCACGAGCACCGAGCGGAAGACCAGCATCAGGAGCAGGAAGGCCAGGCCGACGACGAGTCCCAGGTAGGGCAGGAGCGCGTCGTCCAGGGTCTGCGAGAAGTCGATGGTCATGGCGGTCGCGCCGGTGACCAGGACCTCGGAGCCCGTCTTGTCCCCGAGACCGTCGACCGTCGAGCGGATCGTCTTGACGACGCCCTCGGTCTTGTGGTCGCTGGGTCCGGTCTTCGGTACGACGTTGAAGATCGCGGTGTCGTCGGACTTGTTGCCGTTGGCCGGGGTGACGGCGGCGACGCCGTCGATCTTGGCGATCTCCTTGCCGACGGTGTCGGCCGCGGCCGCGGCGCCCTTGTCCTTGTCGGTGTCGACGGTGACCATCAGCGGGCCGTTGAAGCCGGCGCCGAAGGACTCGGACAGCATGTCGTACGCCTTGCGCTGCGTGGTGTCCGGTGCCGACGTGCCCTCGTCGGGCAGGCCGAGCTCCAGGCTGGTGGCCGGTACGGCGACCACACCGAGGCCCACCACGGCGAGCAGCAGGACCGGGATCGGGCGGCGCAGCACGAAGCGAGCCCAGCGGGTGCCGAGCTTCGGCTTGGCGTTCGGGTCCCGCAGCTCGCTGGCGGGCTTCTTGCGGTCCTTGCGGCGCAGGACCTTCTTGCCCGCGAAGCCGAGCAGCGCGGGGATCATGGTGAGCGCGATGAGGACGGCTATCGCGACCGTGCCGGCCGCGGCCAGGCCCATCTTGGTGAGGATCGGGATGTTGACGATCGCCAGGCCGGAGAGAGCGACGATGACGGTGAGTCCGGCAAACACCACGGCGGAACCGGCGGTGCCGGTGGCGCGGCCCGCTGCCTCCTCCGGTTCACGGCCGTCGGTGATCTCCGCCCGGTAGCGGGAGACGATGAAGAGGGCGTAGTCGATGCCGACGGCGAGGCCGATCATCATCGCGAGCGTCGACGTGGTGCCGGAGAGGTCCAGGAGGCTGCCGAGGGCCGCGATGCCCGAGACACCGATGCCCACGCCGATGATGGCGGTCAGGAGCGGCATGCCCGCGGCGACCATCGAGCCGAACGTGATGATCAGGACGACCGCGGAGACCGCGATGCCGATGAGCTCGGCCGTGCCGCCCATCTCCTGCTCGGCCATGACGGCGTCGCCGCCGGTCTCGACGGTGAAGCCCGTCTTACGGGCGTCGTCGGTGGTCTTGGTCAGCGCGTCGCGCGCCTTGTCGGTGAGTTCCTGGGCGTTGACCTTGTACGTGACGGACGCGTACGCGGTGGTGCCGTCCTTGCTGACGGCGTTGGCCTTGAAGGGGTCGGCGACCTCGGCGACCTGCGGGCCGGTGCCCAGGTTCTTGACCAGCTTCTCGACGTCGGCCTTGGGGCCGGACTGCGTCAGCTTCTCGCCCTCGGGGGCGCGGATGACGACACGGGCGGTGGCGCCCTCGGCGCTGGCCGCCGGGAACTTCTCGTCGAGGAGGTCGAAGGCCTTCTGTGATTCCGTCCCCGGCATGGAGAAGGAGTCCTCGGGCGGTGCGGGTGCGGCCGACGCGGAGAAGCCGACG
Protein-coding sequences here:
- a CDS encoding M13 family metallopeptidase — its product is MSMLDDARAGMNPEIRPQDDLFGHVNGHWLETEAIPEDRSSWGPFVQLVDTAEEQVKVIIQDLASAASSGAVPDDARKIATLYASFMDEETIAARGLAPAQPLIDEVAGVRDTRELAAFLGRFERTGGSGLFGSYIDTDDRNSDRYLFNVLQGGLGLPDESYYREEKFAEIREKYVAYLTELLTLGQHASPADAAQAVLALETRLAAGHWERAETRDVQKTYNLLTLHELITLAPHFDWRAYVEGLGGSDDTIAETCVRQPSYFRHLSAVLDEVPIEQWRDWTLVRVLRSCAPYLTDAFVRNNFEFYGRTLNGTPELRARWKRAVGFVEGSIGEAVGKEYVARHFPPSSKAMMDDLVANLLEAYRQSIARLDWMTDETKERAYEKLATFRPKIGYPDTFRDYSALEVSPDDLLGNAQAADAFESDRQLAKIGAPVDRDEWFMLPQTVNAYYNPGTNEICFPAGILQKPFFSPDADPAENYGGTGSVIGHEIGHGFDDQGAQYDGAGNLNDWWTAADKTAFEAKSRALVKQYDAFSPRNLPDEFVNGSLTVGENIGDLGGLTIGHTAYKIALDGAPMPESDGTTGSQRLFMNWAYCWRTKRRKEQEQQYLTIDPHSPPEFRANIVRNLDEFHEAFGTAEGDGLWLDRSERVRIW
- a CDS encoding ATP-binding cassette domain-containing protein; translated protein: MIQVRGARENNLRDVSLDIPKRRLTVFTGVSGSGKSSLVFGTIAAESQRLINETYTAFIQSFMPSLGRPDVDGLRNLSAAIVVDQERMGANSRSTVGTATDAYTMLRIIFSRLGVPEIGTSGAFSFNLPEGMCPECEGTGEASTVDVDQLVDRELSLNEGAITIPYYAVDSWSWQIMVNSGFHDPDKKLKDYTEQEWNDLLHKPPVKVKVGSNGFTYEGLIAKMQRTWLAKDRDSLQSHIKTFVDRAVVFARCPLCDGTRLTAAALSSRIDGLNIADCSSMQISDLAVFVRGLDDPAVAPLIASLRELLESLVEIGLGYLSLDRTSGSLSGGEAQRVKMVRHLGSSITDVTYVFDEPTIGLHPHDIRRMNDLLLRLRDKGNTVLVVEHKPEVIAIADHVVDLGPGAGTAGGEICFTGDVAGLRASGTLTGRHLEHRAGLREQVRVPKGQLSIKGADLHNLKDVEVDIPLGVLAVVTGVAGSGKSSLIHGYLSGRDGVVVADQSPIRGSRRSNPATYTGLLGPIRTAFAKANGVKAALFSANSEGACPKCNGIGLIYTDLAMMAGVASVCEACEGERFTAEVLTYRLRGKNISEVLGMSIAEAHDFFPSGQAHTILGRLSDVGLGYLRLGQPLNTLSGGERQRLKLAIHMAEKSSTYVLDEPTTGLHLADVDKLLALLDRLVDDGNSVVVIEHHQAVMAHADWIIDIGPGGGHDGGQVVFTGTPAALVADARTVTAQHLREYVAG
- a CDS encoding S1 family peptidase; the protein is MRRRTGVRIAFSSLLLVGTWASASLAPTASAAPAPSAPPASAGMLTALQDDLGLTASQARARLASEKTAIRVDRAAQRAAGSTYAGSWYSAKTGKLTVATTSAGKTQALRETGATVRVVRHSEKELNATKERIDALPAPKGVSSWHVAPRSNKVVVNVVAAQRDDNDVRRFVDRARDAGPVQVETVGKAPSTFAAGTVGGDPYYTGNVRCSIGFSVHGGFVTAGHCGQAGAAVRGWDNSNIGSFQGSSFPDNDYAYVSVGNGWWTVPVVLGWGTVSDQLVRGSAEAPVGASICRSGSTTHWHCGSVLAKNETVNYSQGAVHQMTKTSVCAEPGDSGGSFISGDQAQGVTSGGWGNCSGGGETWHQPINEILGRYGLTLHTA
- a CDS encoding DUF3048 domain-containing protein; translated protein: MTARSAGARRRTRIGTRLLATVAVGALTMGAAQESAPADPGAPPRDRSPFTGVSADQGPVLAVKFDNARMARPHTGLAQADIVYVEKVEGGMSRLMGVYSSRLPQYVGPVRSARESDVELLRQFGRPALAYSGVRSSLNKMLKRSPLYVRSHGRLPGAYFRSGSRPAPHNLFVRPRSVLRSAPKADHPTDIGFRFGRAPAGGSPASVRTVRYASASHTFRWSPQERRWLASFDGAPARSTSGSRLGAKTIVIQYVDMPPSRYKDVNGAATPYIKTIGSGRATVLRGGKAYKTRWKRSSATGGTTFTRPNGERMPFAPGQVWMVFADR
- a CDS encoding MMPL family transporter yields the protein MATFLYKLGRLAFRRRRYVALMWVVLLAGVGFSASAAPAPPEDSFSMPGTESQKAFDLLDEKFPAASAEGATARVVIRAPEGEKLTQSGPKADVEKLVKNLGTGPQVAEVADPFKANAVSKDGTTAYASVTYKVNAQELTDKARDALTKTTDDARKTGFTVETGGDAVMAEQEMGGTAELIGIAVSAVVLIITFGSMVAAGMPLLTAIIGVGIGVSGIAALGSLLDLSGTTSTLAMMIGLAVGIDYALFIVSRYRAEITDGREPEEAAGRATGTAGSAVVFAGLTVIVALSGLAIVNIPILTKMGLAAAGTVAIAVLIALTMIPALLGFAGKKVLRRKDRKKPASELRDPNAKPKLGTRWARFVLRRPIPVLLLAVVGLGVVAVPATSLELGLPDEGTSAPDTTQRKAYDMLSESFGAGFNGPLMVTVDTDKDKGAAAAADTVGKEIAKIDGVAAVTPANGNKSDDTAIFNVVPKTGPSDHKTEGVVKTIRSTVDGLGDKTGSEVLVTGATAMTIDFSQTLDDALLPYLGLVVGLAFLLLMLVFRSVLVPLKAALGFLLSVAAALGAVVAVFQWGWLADIVGVEQPGPIMSMMPIFMIGVVFGLAMDYEVFLVTRMREAYVHGARPAEAVVTGFTHGGRVVAAAAVIMISVFSGFIMENDDMIKMMGFGLAIAVLFDAFVVRMAIVPAVLALLGKSAWWLPKWLDRLLPNVDVEGEKLHRQLGDFPEARKDDQDRELESVRG